The Bernardetia sp. ABR2-2B DNA window TCTTTTTCCAAACGATTTTTGAATTGTGTTGAAGCTACAAAAACATCTCCTGTTACGATTGTACCTGTGTTTACAGTTGGTTTGCGTTTGGCATCATAGGTTCTGATAAATTTTATTCTTGCTTTTTCTCCTGCTTCTTGTGTTTTTTCTATCAAAAGAGAATCACACGGAAAATACAATGGATTTGAAGTTTCATCATAATCAAAAGTCTGCCAAACAGTTATTCCTTCTTTTGTCAATTGTCCGAAATCGTGTTGCGCTGCTCTATCTCCAACTACAATATCACCCGGTAAAAGTTTCTCATCGATTCCTCCTGCAATTCCTGTAAAAATTACTTCTGATGGATTGAAATGTTCTAATAAAAGAGCTGCCGTCATAGCAGAATTTACTTTACCAATTCCAGACTTTACCACCACAACATCACGAGTACGCATTTTACCAACCGTAAAAGTAACGCCCATAATTACAGTATCTTTTTTTGGATGAACTTTCAGCTTAAACAAATCTACCTCTACTTGCATAGCTCCAATAACGGCAGTAAAAGGCTTACGATTTGGGTTTTCAAGTTCTTGTCTCTGACGAGCAGAGAGTTTATTTTTATTACTTTCTTCTTTTTCTGCTTCAATATCAGAAGCCGTTTGAGCAAAAGAAGTAAATGAATTTAGATTAAAAAAAACAAGGAGAAAACTAAAAGCTATGTAAAATACGTACTTATTCATAGAATCAATGAGGTTCAATTTTATTATCAAAATAGGAAAGATGCTGCAAAATTAAGCAACTTTTTTTAGAAGTTGTGTAAAATAGGTCTGGTGTCGCTACGCTAAAACACCAACAAAGGCTGTAATTTTTCCATTCTTAAACAACTTTTTAAAGACATACAACTACAAACAAAAACCTAGCAAATCTGAAAATAAGAGAAACTAATTCAGAGATACTAGACCTGTATGCAAAAATCATCGGTAAAGATACCAAAAATAGCGTTGATTTTATTCTTTATAAAGTAATTCAACTACAAACGGTCTGCTCTACGAGACTGACCTAAATAGAAATATCATAATGAGCATTTTTAAATAACTTTGTTACTATGCTAAAAGTATTTTTTTAAAATTTCTTTTTTTATATACAAAATGTATCTTTGAGAAAACATACTTCTATCATTTATAACCTCGTTTGACGGCGAAGTCTCAACGACGGTTGCAAAGCCTATGAAATTCTCAAAACAAACACCTGCCCAATCGCTCAATCAAGCTTACAGAAAAGAACACGTCGAAATAAAGGAATTCGAAAAGTTCAGAGTTGCGTTAGAAAAGCTGCTTGATGAAATGGAAAAACAGCGAGAAGAAAACACAAAAGTCTTGATGTCAGACTTTTTGAAAGATGCCTATTACAAAAATCTTCACGCCATCAATCCAGCCGTTGATGTAGATACCGTTATTCATCATCAAGACACGCAAAAAAGCCCTGTCGGAGTGATGATAGAAAACAAAAAACCGAATAGTAGCGAGTTTGTAAGCACCGAAAATCTCAATAAAAAATCGTTTCAACAGCTCATTTTTTATTATCTCAAGGAGCGAATAGAAAATAAAAATACGGAAGTAAAAAGGCTCATTATTACCGATGTCTATGAGTGGTTTGTTTTTGATGAAACAGAGTTTGATAAAGTATTTTATCAGAATAAAGGACTTGTCAAAAAATATAAAGATGCTATAAGAGATAAGAAAAGCACAAAACATTTTTACGAAGAAATTGCACAGCATTTTATTGCTAATTCTGAACAGGAAATTACCTACACGCATTTTGATTTAAGAGAGTATCAAAAAGAACTAGAGAATTTCAAAATCAATCTTGATAAAAAAGGAAAAGAACAAGACGAAGAAACAGACCCAAAAGCGCAAAAAGAAGAGAAAAAACTCATTCATCTCTACAAAATCTTGTCGCCTGTTCATCTGCTCAAAAAGCCATTTGCTAATGATTCTAATTCCCTCAATAAAGATTTTTATAATGAACTCTTGCACATTTTGGGGCTAGAAGAAGTAAAAGAGAAAAACAAGAAAGTCATCAAAAGGAAAAATGAAAAAGATAGAGAAATTGGTTCTTTTTTGGAAAATGCGCTCTCAAAACTAGAACGAAAGCGACCAGAACGAATAGAAAATTATAAATCCTATGGAGAGAACGATGCCGAAAGAGTAGAAAATATCGCACTAGAACTCTGCATTACGTGGACAAATCGAATTCTTTTTCTCAAACTCTTGGAAGCGCAACTTCTGCAATATCACAAAGCAGAGAAAAAACCAGTTCGCCAAAAATATAAGTTTTTGAATATCCAAACGATAGAAGATTTCAATGTCCTTGATGATTTATTTTTTGGAGTATTGGCAAAAAAGCCAAAAGAAAGAAGAGAGTATTTAAACGATTTTGCTCATATTCCTTATCTGAATAGTTCGCTTTTTGAGGAAACAAGCCTAGAAAGTGAAACTGTAAATGC harbors:
- a CDS encoding 5'-methylthioadenosine/adenosylhomocysteine nucleosidase, whose amino-acid sequence is MNKYVFYIAFSFLLVFFNLNSFTSFAQTASDIEAEKEESNKNKLSARQRQELENPNRKPFTAVIGAMQVEVDLFKLKVHPKKDTVIMGVTFTVGKMRTRDVVVVKSGIGKVNSAMTAALLLEHFNPSEVIFTGIAGGIDEKLLPGDIVVGDRAAQHDFGQLTKEGITVWQTFDYDETSNPLYFPCDSLLIEKTQEAGEKARIKFIRTYDAKRKPTVNTGTIVTGDVFVASTQFKNRLEKEFKAKAVEMEGGAVAQICYQQGVPFVVIRSISDTADENAAKLYKKFLKVASFNAAHLVSELIFLLEKEEIKKMNKEK